The segment agatATAAACATAGTAGGGagttaaaaagtatatacatTAAACTAAAAGCATATATACCTCCATTTTTGTATGTGCTTTGAACATGTCTGTCGTCTATATTCTCTTAATACATAATTAAAGTCATCCATATAAACatttagccaatatttctctttttttctctcacatgttatttctccttttttctttcacctGTTATTTGAGTTCATCTACcgtgtgcattgttgtgcaATACTAACATCCTTTTCCGTATTTAGTTGGTGGACTcttatttttgagtttttttttatatgctcttgcatattctttctttttctcaatgaaagctcGGTTTCTCATCAAAAAATAATGGACTGTACTGCAGACATTAGAAGCTGCATTCAACAGTTTAGAAAATGTAACATGCAATAAAGCAGAAGGGGCAATGTACCTATTCCCTTGCATTAAGCTGCCTGAAAAGGCAATCAAAGCAGCAGAAGCAGCAGATACGACCCCGGATACTTTTTATTGCCGCCAACTTCTCAATGCCACTGGAGTGGTTGTCGTCCCCGGTTCTGGCTTTGGGCAGGTCTGTCTCATTGGCTTAAGCTTTCAATCTATTCCAAATCATCATCTgcaatatttgaattttccaCCATTTATATCAcaccaacatttttttttagttttcaaaatttagcttagattttaaaaatgcgattaggaatcacgacactccacaatggtatgatatgatattatccactttgagcgtaaGCTCTCGTTGGCTTTGCTTTAAACTTCCCCAAaatcaatggagatgtattccttacttataaatccatgatcattccttaaattagccagTGTGAGACTTCCTCCAAACAATCTTCATCCTCCCCACTAACAGAgtataccatagagcctcccttgaggtCTATGTAGCCCTCAAAAaatcaatggagatgtattccttacttataaatccatgatcattccctaaattagcgagtgtgggactccctccaaataatcttcaacaatcctcccctcgaacaaaatatacCATAGAGTCTCCTCTGAGGACTATGTAgccctcgaatagcctccccttaatcgaggctcgactcctttctctggagccctcgaacaaagtacaccctctgttcgacacatgagtcacttctgactacaccttcgaggctagcgatttctttgtttgacacttgatgattctattgacatggctaacttgagcatgactctaataccatgttaggaatcatgactctctacaacggtatgatattgtccactttgagcataaactctcaggACTTAATTTTGAGTTTCCTCGAAAGGCCTTGTAcaaatggagatgtattccttgcttataaacccatcatcatttcctaaattagccaacgtgggactccctcccaacaatgcTCATCAAAACgctcataaaaattaaacattggGGGGAAGTGGGGCTTACCcgcttaattttcaaaaaccaaaaattgaaaaatgtaatCAAACCGGAACTAACCGATCCATTCTGCATCAGGTGGCCGGAACATGGCACTTCAGGTGTACAATACTTCCTCGAGAGAACAAGATCCCAGACGTCGTATCTCGCCTGACTGACTTCCATAAAGCATTCATGAACGAATATCGCGACTGAATTCCCAGAAGGGACTCCTCCTGTGTATCAAGGTGCACAACCAGTTTCCCTTACTTAATGGCAACTGTGTGTTATGCCTTTTTTCacgataataaataatgtggGGTTGTGCACCTaaacaattcaaatattcattgtcctgcagaaaataaaaacaacaaagaacacAGAAGATAATCTGGAATTTCTGAATTGTGATGACACCCGGAATCCACAGggttatttttatgtttattatttcCCTATGATCccacaacaatgcacacactcgatctagatgaacacaaaaactAATAGTGAatatgttgaacacaacttgGGGAAACACTTTGCACTCTTTATACACCAATCGAGGAGAGAATACAATACTTTGTATAATACGACtactttgtatttttttggatgaaaatctAAGCAGGTGGAGGGTATTTATAACAGAGAGTAgacaatttattcctaaaatatttagataccTCAAATAACTTAATCATTTCCCTAAAATAATTAGGTatctttattcctaaaataaatatacaatgaaCTCATATAATGATTGGACTTGACCCTGTTGGGCGAGTGGTGATATTTTAACGTAATATTggttaatcattttcttaaaataaatataccatATTGAGCTTGACCCATGGTTAGAAGTTTATAGTGATCATTTCAAGTGtgtataaaaaatgtatagagaatacataaattaatatataaaacttTAACAAATATAGTCATAACTATTTATAATACATAGGNttttttttagttttcaaaatttagcttagattttaaaaatgcgTTTAGGAATCACGAtactccacaatggtatgatatgatattatccactttgagcgtaaGCTCTCATTGGCTTTGCTTTGGNGGGATATaactttttactatacatagctACAGTATATTCCTAGAAACAGAACATGGAATTTAAGGAAGTAGCTCAATAAGAAATAGATAGGGAATTTAAGGAAGTAGCTCAATAAGAAATAGATAGGAAGGCCGCAAGaatttggatgaaagtcccacattggttaatttagggaattatcatgagtttataatcaaagaatactatctccattggtacgaagCCTTTtagggaagtccaaagcaaaatcacgagagcttaggctcaaagaagacaatatcataccattgtggagagtagTGTTCAATTAACAATATGGGCTCCTTAATACACAAAATgtgtcattttctttgatcATGCGCATCATCACGAGTCTCATCACTTCACTTCATCGACTTTTCTTGAAAGACGACAAGTATggatggttttttttttaatattatttatgagaTTGGATTTAAATCATCTAGAAGAAGTCAAATCTCAGTTCAAATGGTGTCCTTTCAGAGTGGTTTGAAGACAGTTGAAATGATCATTGGAATTGGGCAGTAAGGATAAGATTAAAGAAGACAGCTGAATGGTGCAGATCTGACAGCTTAATATTAAAGTGTTCCAAGTTCATACcaagataaataataataataataactatttaaattaataagaaaatagttTCACTTCATAAATCTTGTTATTACTATTACAACTCAGTTAAGATCTGTAATTAGTTGATTATATCTTGTTTTTCGATGAAATTTATGTATTTCCCCATTTTTAAATAGTCAAAATTGATACGAAATTCTTCCATTATAGACGAGTTTGTCCTAAAAATTATGACTTAATTTCTCGATGCATCTCTCCTTTTGTGTACTAAATTCATACAATTTtgttaaaacatttatttgtCCTAAGGTTAGGgatcacgaatctccacaataatatgatattatccactttaagcGTAAGTTCTCATAGTTTTGTTTTGTACTTCCcgaaaggcctcgtaccaatataatatttaaatataacgggacgaatgaaaaaaaaaaaaaaaaaaaaaaaaaaacaaatttacaCTCGGGTTTCCACCTAACTTTGAAAAGACACACCAGCCACTTACCAgaatgagagaaagagagagaagtgtaaaaagaaatagaggtATCATGGGTTGAAGATAAGCCACATCAGCTCTCACATTACTATATTAGATGtacattttataataatgcACTATGATCAAATaattggaatattttttttatctctataCTTTATACacaaaaatatggaaataaacactatatatttgtatttaaaaggCACTAAATATGAAGCTTAAAGGGGAAATAGCAGAAAACAAATGGGAAACAGCTGCAATTTCTTGTTCACTGTCTCAGACTGATGGCACTaacttgttgttgttgttcttcttcttctttcaatgTTTCTCTTCTCAAATCTGGTCTTTCAGTTTCAGCTAAGCCTATTAGCAGAATTTGGATGCTCAAACCTGCAAAGTTTCCACTCAAGAAGTCACTCCCATTGCAGATCAGATCTTCCATTAAGAACAAGGTcaacatcttcttccttcGTGTCTCTTTGTgattcttcatcatcttcttctgtCTGCGCAATTTCCTTTAAAACGAACGACTTTGTAGAAGTAAATAACGGTTCTGATGGAACCTTATTCTCTGGTTGATACACGATCCAAGCCATTGCTTTTGAATAGGTGACTCTGCTTCTATGAGTCATTTGATAATAACGGTTGGTGAGTACCTGATtatcaagtttgatgaaaaaCTAACAGGTTTTCGAGGATCAATCGGAGGGAGTGATTTGCTACACAGACGAGAACGGGGAGATCGTCTGCGAAGGATACGATGAAGGCCCTCGCTTTCACCCAAACTTACCTGAAAAAGGCAACCATCAAAGGTAAATGAATCAGTATTCTGAACTAACCCATTGTTCTAAAAAGAGATTTTTTGGGAGATGTTGGATTGATGGTATATGTTTTTGCTGTCTTTTGGCCACAACTAGAGAGACAGAGATTATTGATCTGCTACTAAAACAAAGTTGGATTCATCTAGGAAGAGGTGGAGGAGAGCTAAGCCAGGCTGACAAAGGTGTAGCTGTTCAAAACGACTCGAATGTTAATGGTTTCAACTCCTTCTGCTAATCTAATTAAGGTCCTACTCTCTTTTGGATCATATGGATCATACTCAAATATAATATCGAATGTATGTACTTGGCATGTCGAATGTAAACAGAcaatatattgttttaattcaagtaGTTTCGAGTAGATGTACTTTCTTCTGTATCTGAATCGCCCCGAATTTGCATAGTTCGTCTTGCATTCATGAGGATGAGCACAATTCTGCAAGGAAAATAGGTAAATTTTGAGTCAAATTCTTAAAACTTATGGCTGAAGATGTGTGGTTGGTATTCTCTGTTCTAGCTTAGCAGCAGAGAGAAAAGAATCCAGACATTGAGATGTATGATTAAAGTACAACATTTGGAGGTAATATGTTCTGTGGAAGCATATGACTAATATGGAGAACAGAAGCTTTACACTGTAAATCTAACTATAACACTACCTATTTTATACAAAGATCCTAATCAAGAGGTGAACTAATACTATACCTCCTTCCTTAGTGGCTTTAGCGGCCTTCTTTCACACCTCACGAATTATCATCACCTCCTCTTGCTCTTCAACAATGAGATTTAgaccaaaaggaaaagggggGGAAAAGAATCTACCTAAAAGAATCAATTTACTCGAGATAATGAACAAAAAGTGAGAGGTTGTACTCTGAGATTCACTCACGTCTATCTACAACGTAACGGACACGACATCAGATTTTCCATCCTGCATGTTCTCGTCACCTAAGTCAGATTGAGATTGGCTCGGAACAATAGATTGTGGAAACCACTGGTCTGGGACCATCAGGAAGTAGGTTGTCATTGCTTTCCTGAACCTCTTCTTGTATTCCTTGGGTGAGATCACTGTTGGGGATGAGTTCTTTGCCCCACCAAGAATGCCGGTAGCCTTCACCCAAGTCTCGAGGTGCTTGTCCCACGTATACTGTCTCATGAAATCAATGATCCCGATAACCAGTTCGTGTTTCTCCTCATCCACCCCAACCAGCAACGAGTAGTCCATTACGCCGATTGACTGCATCACCACAGGTTAAGTGACGTGAGAGAATGTGTAGGAAGATCGTTTACAGAACATCAAGAAAATACACATGCTGATAAACTTACGGCAAGAAATGATGTATCATTCCAGACAGCTCTCTCCAACAATCGTTTTGCTTTGTTTCCAACGAAAATTGGAGAAGTTCGCATTGCTTCGATCAAGTTTTGGTCCAACAGAACTTTGTTATTCCCAGTTGAATCAGCATTATAGCGTGATCTTGAGGATCCTTTGAGATCATAAAGTCGGGTAACATTCCTTCTAAACAGAAGATTCTCCATAACCAGAACATCcatctttgtttctttaccTCCTTTAAGATGTTTTGCCGTAACCTTCCACCATGAAACCAATAACAAACAGTAAAtttcagaaaagaaaacctCTAGGCACAATATTATAACCATCGTAAGCTAATTGAAATGACTTCAAGCATCCGAAAAAAGTTATCGTCTTCATTTCTATTTTACCAGCATTCCAAAAGCaggaaatttttgtttttttttttttttttggggggggggggggaggTAACCATCAAAATATGAATTCGCCATTTATAATAGACTACTATTAATCTATCTTGAAGAGTTATCTTCTCTCGAGCAATGGAAAATTCTCTAAACATTGTTAAATTTCATAACCTGACGATGTATTGAAGCTAAAGGATTAGAAGTACCTGGTAGATTCCAAGAATCTTTGCTAGGCATGTAGGACTTCTCGTACCAATTGATTCAGACAAATACTTGAAATATTCAGGtgcaaatttaataaatgactCCAGCTCTGTCTTGGTGACTTGCTTAATTATAAACCGATCGTCCAGAGTTTTGGCAAAGAAAACATTACTCTTACCACCTTGGGCTCCCCACTTCTTACAACGACTAAGAGACTTTACAAAGTCAAGTTCTGAACAACAAATCCTCCTCAAAGCTTCAAATCGTCTAGCATAGTAACAGGTAACAGAATATTTTACTCCACCGTGCGGGCCATATTCTTCGAAAACAATTCTGGGATTAAGGGACTTTGGGTATAAGAGTGGATCCAAACTAATAGAGGTACGAGGTCCAGAGATGGATGAAACACTGTCATCTAAAGGTCCCACACTTTTGGAAGTATCAAAGGAGAAGTCATCAGAGGACTGCAAAAATGATTCTGTGTACGATAAGGAAGGCAACGAATCACCACAATCTCTCAGTTTTTCTGCCTCATCAATCAGCTGGGAATGATATTCTGGTGACATTAGAGCGTAAGCTATGATACTTGAAGGTTCATCATCATAGACCGGAACAACAGTTTCATTTACACCAAGAGGCAAGAACAGCCTAGCTCCACCTTGAAACTCAAGCTCCCAGAATGAGGACAGAAAGACAGGATTGTGTTTTGCTAGTACTTCAAGTTTCTGGCCACTAGCTAGGaagttttcattaaataaataataaaagtttgaGGAAGCCGTCTCTAACTGGCCTGCAAAGTTTTCGGTATCATCAAGTGCCTTTGAAGGAAGCGATTGAGAAACAGCATGGGTAACCCTGTCGACATTCTGATCTTCAGAACGATCATTCCATACAGTAATATCGATACCTGATGAATCTGTCACAGTTGAATTGGATAAAGTATGGGGATTATCGTTTGTTATTCCAACTACAGAACCATTTTCACCTGTCCATGCAGCCTCAAGTGTATCTGATAGACTTACCATCCTAGAAAACTGCTGTGTCTTTGATTCTAGGGTTTCAGATGGATCATTAATgctttcttctcctttgtCTGAATCTGAATCTCCAACTTCTTCGATTTGAATGTCAGGTTGCGCCATGCTGGTAACAAACTCCTTTACACTACTTGATCCTTCATTACACTGTTGATAGGCAAGACGAGAGTCAGAAGATTTAAGGTCTTCAACAAATTTGCTGTTGGTGCTAATTTCAGAGAGATTCTCGCTATCAACCACAAGTCTCTCTTCGGATTCTGCAATAAAGCTGCCAGCAGAGTTCCCTTTATCTAAACTGGCTGCATGGATCAACTGCTGGTCCCATACATAAGCTTGAATGAGTAACTTCCTACGCAGATAGTTGATCTCAAGAATGTCTACAGTACCCTGGCTCTGTTTTCCTTTCTCATTCGCAGTCTTATGGAGTGATTCCTTGACCACAAACAataaaaccaacaaaattagCAAGAACTTAGATAACTTCGAAATAAACTTCAAACGTAATAAAATAagttctttatatttttatatataagaaaCAATTGTGGTTTTGGAGACGAGCAAAGTTCTTCATGAATACATCAGTTAGGTATCACTGAGATGAATTCACTTCACAATAAAAAAGTCGACGAGAAGATACTTACTTCTAaggtttgtttctttttttaagaaaataataataatcaggGGATGCATCAGAAAATTTTAGGCATACACACAGTATAATGGCGTAAGAAGTGTTCAACAACTTTGAAACATCCTCATTCCTTAACGATACAAGCAGGTAACACAAATGAGCCATCTAAATGGTCAAAAAGGCATATGCACCATACAGAAAAGCAGTATAATACGAGTTCAACCACTATGAAACATCCTATACAAGATTACTAAATAGATCGGGgagtagaaagaaaaaaaaatttgactaAGTACAAAAAAACGGGCCCTGAAACTTAAGAGATTCAAACTGAAATTACAGTGTAAACAAAATGCATTTCCATAAATGTTTAGGAAGGATGGTTAGATGTCAAAGGGCAGTCTAACTTTAAAATTCACCATTTTAGGAGGCTCACCTCAAATTTGGCCTTCTCTTTTTGCAACAATGCCTCCAACCCAGCAATCTGGCGCCTTAGTTCCATTTTTCTCATGCTATTAATTGTCCCTGCACTAGATATTTTTTCTGCAATTTGACCAAGAGTATTCAACACTTCGGAAAACAAAAGCTCAGCCTGGTTCACCACCTGCTATAATCAGATAACTAAATCATCCATGTGCAGTAAaattatatcataaacatttcaaatCTAAAAGTTATTGCACctcatccttttctttttgtatccACTCCTGATTCTCATAGTTGAAATCCAGTTTTGATGGTGGAAGGTATACAGAATGCACATCAGTTGAAGCATAGCGAAAACAAGCAATCATTCTCCCATATCTGCACAAGTAAAGCAATGAAAGatgatattttcaactttGGCTACTCTGATATCACCCATAggttgaaaaagaagatgCGCTAGTAAAATGAGAGACGGGtatgtttttcaatttggCTAGCTTGATATCCCATATAggttggagaaaaaaaagaagaaaaaaaagaatgagagCTCCTCACACAAAAATGCAATATGTAGCAGCAATTAAGTTGAGACTTCAGCTTCCAGAAGATGCAATTATCTTACATAACTTATCAAATTGCGGTTAAAAGAGTGGAGTAGCTGACTTCCTCCAGTTAGTCAAGTAAAAATTTTGAGTATTaagttttgaatattttttgagATCCTGTACCGTTTACAGCCTCAAATTGGATTTGAATTGGAGGCCTTTTATTTGTTCCTCTCTCGAGGCACGGGAACACCTTGTCCCATATCCTTTAGGCCGTTTTGTTTGTCCTCTTTTAATGAATATCTTTCTGTTTccactattaaaaaaaaatcattgcaTTCCGGTGATATGTGGACCCtatgtataaataataattttctgaATCAAGTATAAAAAATAAGCACACAAGAAAACGGAAAccaatatataaatttacaccaattataaaaaatggcCTACATAAAACTATTTATGGACTTAATTACAGAAATAACAAATTGACTTTCAGTAATACGAGAACGATCAGTTTCATTTCAGTTCTATGCTTTGATACGTCCAATGAAGACTCTGGTTTCTCTCTTTTCATGGAGGAGTCATGCATGAAATTGAGAGGCAAATTACTACAATTATGAATTGCCAGGtgtatattatatatgaaTATTGACTGATTTtgtaaacttttttaaattcaaatactttCTAGAAGCCAAATACTTACCCATAAAAACGAAGGCAATCTCTATGTAAGGAGTGGCCACAGCTTGCTACTCTGCTAGCAGCAATGTGGTTTGAAAAACTGAGCTCTAAGAACTTCCCAAATGAGAGTCCCCATGCAGCATCTGACATCACTACTCTTCGAGTAGCTGGGGGGAAGCCATTGTTTCGTGGGCATCGCAGGCATCTATGCCACATCCAAATCTTCCCTTCCCTTTCACCTGGCAAGAGAATTTCTGGTAACTTTTTAACAGATATCGTGAGGGTGCCCTGTCTATGAGTATAACAGTGAACATGTGCTTCTGCAGGCATGTCGCAAGAATCGCATCGGTAAGCCTGAAATGGTACAAGGACTTATCGTTTTCATTATGTACTTCCAAGTTTTCAACAGAGAGAAATCTGAtgtacataaaaaaaataagacagCTCACctgattaaataatttgtcCCTTAAGAATCGGCCTAAAGGTTTATCAAAAGTCCCGTAGTATTTGATTCTAAAGAGATGCGACCTCTCACAGACACTTCCTTTCGATATGCACCTTGATGATAATGAGACCAAAATACTTTGATGGGCAGAAGATGCTGTAGGGAAGTCATCTTTCCCTGCTCCCAGTTCCTCTTTAGAAGTTCCATGCTCTTGATGATTTTGATTATTCTGTTGCGCAATTAATGGCTCTGAGCCAATTGGCAGGCCAGATGCCACTGAGTT is part of the Cucurbita pepo subsp. pepo cultivar mu-cu-16 chromosome LG12, ASM280686v2, whole genome shotgun sequence genome and harbors:
- the LOC111807416 gene encoding uncharacterized protein LOC111807416 isoform X1, which codes for MALTCCCCSSSSFNVSLLKSGLSVSAKPISRIWMLKPAKFPLKKSLPLQIRSSIKNKVFEDQSEGVICYTDENGEIVCEGYDEGPRFHPNLPEKGNHQRETEIIDLLLKQSWIHLGRGGGELSQADKGVAVQNDSNVNGFNSFC
- the LOC111807416 gene encoding uncharacterized protein LOC111807416 isoform X2, which codes for MALTCCCCSSSSFNVSLLKSGLSVSAKPISRIWMLKPAKFPLKKSLPLQIRSSIKNKVFEDQSEGVICYTDENGEIVCEGYDEGPRFHPNLPEKGNHQRKRWRRAKPG
- the LOC111807414 gene encoding 1-phosphatidylinositol-3-phosphate 5-kinase FAB1B-like isoform X1, producing MDSPDKTLNDILGNWKSWIPWRSESANVSRDFWMPDQSCRVCYDCDAQFTLINRRHHCRLCGRVFCAKCTANSIVAPSGDSRVPREERERIRVCNYCFKQWNQGIAAPDHEIRVLNQDISSSTSVASLSSTRSSGTAESSITLASVPYSSEANQQAQEHSGLSPQYSSVILTGRDQPGESASGRSTDILSSIGDIPQNYSMNRSAGKDDYDGAYKSDTEASHSPPEVSSYFGQAESDEIGNEHGPHNEQLDEENNNVRSLSSSPLQESFYSQGLEGIADLDQKGDTNFIYGEDQGHSSLDFTDDVQSEPVDFENNELLWIPPEPEDEEDERETFFDDDDEGHDAGEWGYLRASSSFGSGEYRSRDRSSEEHKNVMKNVVDGHFRALVAQLLQVENLPLGEISDKESWLEIITSLSWEAATLLKPDMSRCGEMDPGGYVKVKCIASGLRCNSMVVKGVVCKKNVAHRRMISRIEKSRLLILGGALEYQRVSNHLSSFDTLLQQEIDHLKMAVAKIDAHHPDVLLVEKSVSRYAQEYLLAKDISLVLNIKRPLLERIARCTGAQIVPSIDQLSSPKLGYCELFHVERFTEDLTSSGQRGKRSVKTLMFFEGCPKPLGCTILLRGADKDELKKAKRVVQYGVFAAYHLALETSFLADEGASLPELPLNSPITVAIPVKSSVAERSISMVPDFSLPASQGQQPSISIDEPQRSMSLPTSGLILSSNSTVPLVENGPSSQLSQPSSSIANSTAIFSSDPMSWTIGSESYGDEPSPYHIMERNALGTRGEMEESSDNGYQKHQELGSVELLGNNKFSIDTEDANSVASGLPIGSEPLIAQQNNQNHQEHGTSKEELGAGKDDFPTASSAHQSILVSLSSRCISKGSVCERSHLFRIKYYGTFDKPLGRFLRDKLFNQAYRCDSCDMPAEAHVHCYTHRQGTLTISVKKLPEILLPGEREGKIWMWHRCLRCPRNNGFPPATRRVVMSDAAWGLSFGKFLELSFSNHIAASRVASCGHSLHRDCLRFYGYGRMIACFRYASTDVHSVYLPPSKLDFNYENQEWIQKEKDEQVVNQAELLFSEVLNTLGQIAEKISSAGTINSMRKMELRRQIAGLEALLQKEKAKFEESLHKTANEKGKQSQGTVDILEINYLRRKLLIQAYVWDQQLIHAASLDKGNSAGSFIAESEERLVVDSENLSEISTNSKFVEDLKSSDSRLAYQQCNEGSSSVKEFVTSMAQPDIQIEEVGDSDSDKGEESINDPSETLESKTQQFSRMVSLSDTLEAAWTGENGSVVGITNDNPHTLSNSTVTDSSGIDITVWNDRSEDQNVDRVTHAVSQSLPSKALDDTENFAGQLETASSNFYYLFNENFLASGQKLEVLAKHNPVFLSSFWELEFQGGARLFLPLGVNETVVPVYDDEPSSIIAYALMSPEYHSQLIDEAEKLRDCGDSLPSLSYTESFLQSSDDFSFDTSKSVGPLDDSVSSISGPRTSISLDPLLYPKSLNPRIVFEEYGPHGGVKYSVTCYYARRFEALRRICCSELDFVKSLSRCKKWGAQGGKSNVFFAKTLDDRFIIKQVTKTELESFIKFAPEYFKYLSESIGTRSPTCLAKILGIYQVTAKHLKGGKETKMDVLVMENLLFRRNVTRLYDLKGSSRSRYNADSTGNNKVLLDQNLIEAMRTSPIFVGNKAKRLLERAVWNDTSFLASIGVMDYSLLVGVDEEKHELVIGIIDFMRQYTWDKHLETWVKATGILGGAKNSSPTVISPKEYKKRFRKAMTTYFLMVPDQWFPQSIVPSQSQSDLGDENMQDGKSDVVSVTL
- the LOC111807414 gene encoding 1-phosphatidylinositol-3-phosphate 5-kinase FAB1B-like isoform X2; translation: MDSPDKTLNDILGNWKSWIPWRSESANVSRDFWMPDQSCRVCYDCDAQFTLINRRHHCRLCGRVFCAKCTANSIVAPSGDSRVPREERERIRVCNYCFKQWNQGIAAPDHEIRVLNQDISSSTSVASLSSTRSSGTAESSITLASVPYSSEANQQAQEHSGLSPQYSSVILTGRDQPGESASGRSTDILSSIGDIPQNYSMNRSAGKDDYDGAYKSDTEASHSPPEVSSYFGQAESDEIGNEHGPHNEQLDEENNNVRSLSSSPLQESFYSQGLEGIADLDQKGDTNFIYGEDQGHSSLDFTDDVQSEPVDFENNELLWIPPEPEDEEDERETFFDDDDEGHDAGEWGYLRASSSFGSGEYRSRDRSSEEHKNVMKNVVDGHFRALVAQLLQVENLPLGEISDKESWLEIITSLSWEAATLLKPDMSRCGEMDPGGYVKVKCIASGLRCNSMVVKGVVCKKNVAHRRMISRIEKSRLLILGGALEYQRVSNHLSSFDTLLQQEIDHLKMAVAKIDAHHPDVLLVEKSVSRYAQEYLLAKDISLVLNIKRPLLERIARCTGAQIVPSIDQLSSPKLGYCELFHVERFTEDLTSSGQRGKRSVKTLMFFEGCPKPLGCTILLRGADKDELKKAKRVVQYGVFAAYHLALETSFLADEGASLPELPLNSPITVAIPVKSSVAERSISMVPDFSLPASQGQQPSISIDEPQRSMSLPTSGLILSSNSTVPLVENGPSSQLSQPSSSIANSTAIFSSDPMSWTIGSESYGDEPSPYHIMERNALGTRGEMEESSDNGYQKHQELGSVELLGNNKFSIDTEDANSVASGLPIGSEPLIAQQNNQNHQEHGTSKEELGAGKDDFPTASSAHQSILVSLSSRCISKGSVCERSHLFRIKYYGTFDKPLGRFLRDKLFNQAYRCDSCDMPAEAHVHCYTHRQGTLTISVKKLPEILLPGEREGKIWMWHRCLRCPRNNGFPPATRRVVMSDAAWGLSFGKFLELSFSNHIAASRVASCGHSLHRDCLRFYGYGRMIACFRYASTDVHSVYLPPSKLDFNYENQEWIQKEKDEVVNQAELLFSEVLNTLGQIAEKISSAGTINSMRKMELRRQIAGLEALLQKEKAKFEESLHKTANEKGKQSQGTVDILEINYLRRKLLIQAYVWDQQLIHAASLDKGNSAGSFIAESEERLVVDSENLSEISTNSKFVEDLKSSDSRLAYQQCNEGSSSVKEFVTSMAQPDIQIEEVGDSDSDKGEESINDPSETLESKTQQFSRMVSLSDTLEAAWTGENGSVVGITNDNPHTLSNSTVTDSSGIDITVWNDRSEDQNVDRVTHAVSQSLPSKALDDTENFAGQLETASSNFYYLFNENFLASGQKLEVLAKHNPVFLSSFWELEFQGGARLFLPLGVNETVVPVYDDEPSSIIAYALMSPEYHSQLIDEAEKLRDCGDSLPSLSYTESFLQSSDDFSFDTSKSVGPLDDSVSSISGPRTSISLDPLLYPKSLNPRIVFEEYGPHGGVKYSVTCYYARRFEALRRICCSELDFVKSLSRCKKWGAQGGKSNVFFAKTLDDRFIIKQVTKTELESFIKFAPEYFKYLSESIGTRSPTCLAKILGIYQVTAKHLKGGKETKMDVLVMENLLFRRNVTRLYDLKGSSRSRYNADSTGNNKVLLDQNLIEAMRTSPIFVGNKAKRLLERAVWNDTSFLASIGVMDYSLLVGVDEEKHELVIGIIDFMRQYTWDKHLETWVKATGILGGAKNSSPTVISPKEYKKRFRKAMTTYFLMVPDQWFPQSIVPSQSQSDLGDENMQDGKSDVVSVTL